One segment of Pasteurella skyensis DNA contains the following:
- a CDS encoding aldehyde dehydrogenase family protein, whose protein sequence is MTIARIIEQQKTFFNTNQTKNIDFRISQLKKLKLLLKQSESDIYQALEKDLAKSQFESYLTELSILYSELDFFIKKVKKLSKPQKVATNLANFPAKSYRMPEPLGITLIIGAWNYPLQLALLPALTALAAGNTVILKPSELAPYTSDIITKLINSHFDKGYFYVHQGGVAETTELLSYRFDKIFFTGSSEVGQIVYQAAAKHLTPVTLELGGKSPAFVFADCDLKMTAKRLAWAKCLNAGQTCVAPDYVLVEKSIETAFCEAMKNEIQQNYAHPQVKIINEKHLERVIKLIDKEKVFYGGEVDKDQCTISPTILKNVTFDDDIMQQEIFAPVLPVIAFENLDEIMIQVKQYEKPLSCYIFCKNSQTTDRLLKEISFGGGAVNDALMHLSNHNLPFGGVGFSGMGSYHGTAGFDCFSHYKSILEKPFWFESSLKYPPYTELKQKILNWIIG, encoded by the coding sequence ATGACTATTGCTAGGATTATTGAACAACAAAAAACCTTTTTTAATACCAATCAAACTAAAAATATTGATTTTAGAATTTCACAGTTAAAAAAATTAAAACTGTTATTAAAACAAAGTGAAAGTGATATTTATCAGGCACTTGAAAAAGATTTAGCTAAATCACAATTTGAAAGTTATTTAACTGAATTATCGATACTTTATTCCGAATTAGATTTTTTTATTAAAAAGGTAAAAAAATTGAGTAAACCACAAAAAGTAGCGACAAACTTAGCTAATTTCCCTGCAAAAAGTTATCGTATGCCAGAACCATTAGGTATAACACTTATAATTGGTGCGTGGAATTATCCTTTACAACTCGCCTTACTGCCTGCATTAACTGCGCTAGCAGCAGGAAATACCGTGATTTTAAAACCGAGTGAATTAGCGCCTTATACGTCAGACATCATCACAAAATTAATTAATAGTCATTTTGATAAAGGTTATTTTTATGTACATCAAGGTGGAGTCGCTGAAACAACGGAATTACTCTCTTATCGTTTTGATAAAATTTTCTTTACAGGAAGTAGTGAAGTTGGGCAGATAGTGTATCAAGCTGCTGCTAAACATTTAACCCCTGTGACCTTAGAATTAGGTGGAAAAAGTCCTGCATTTGTTTTTGCAGATTGTGATCTAAAAATGACCGCTAAACGTTTGGCTTGGGCAAAATGTTTAAATGCAGGGCAGACCTGTGTTGCACCTGATTATGTATTAGTTGAAAAATCAATTGAAACAGCATTTTGTGAAGCGATGAAGAATGAAATACAACAAAACTATGCTCATCCACAAGTTAAAATAATCAATGAAAAGCACCTAGAACGAGTAATAAAATTGATCGATAAAGAGAAGGTGTTTTATGGTGGCGAGGTTGATAAAGATCAGTGTACGATTTCACCGACCATTTTAAAAAATGTGACTTTTGATGATGATATAATGCAACAAGAGATTTTTGCACCAGTGTTACCTGTGATAGCTTTTGAAAATTTAGATGAAATAATGATACAAGTCAAACAGTATGAAAAACCGTTATCTTGTTATATTTTTTGCAAAAACTCTCAAACAACTGACCGCTTGTTGAAGGAGATTTCTTTTGGAGGAGGGGCAGTAAACGACGCATTAATGCATTTATCTAATCATAACTTACCTTTTGGTGGAGTCGGCTTTAGTGGAATGGGGAGTTATCACGGAACAGCAGGATTTGATTGTTTTTCACATTATAAAAGTATTCTTGAAAAACCATTTTGGTTTGAAAGTAGTTTGAAATATCCTCCATACACAGAGTTAAAACAAAAAATACTAAATTGGATTATAGGATAA
- a CDS encoding YeeE/YedE thiosulfate transporter family protein, translating to MKFVLKKRWGWKTSGIALALSFLLAVLLVKPIGVSTQFVILDGIIWNTVSPELVVKSSETKSGYASNNAYLNKSGGKYAKNIANPANYSFVFVLAMLFGGFFASKLSNKEEVDSYYGHKVSLYDKLTTRRFLLAFIGGFLALFGARLAGGCTSGHMMSGMMQTSLSGYLFAAAAFATAIPTALFFYKRGE from the coding sequence ATGAAGTTTGTATTAAAAAAACGTTGGGGTTGGAAAACAAGTGGTATTGCACTTGCTTTATCTTTTTTATTGGCAGTGTTATTGGTTAAGCCAATTGGTGTATCGACACAATTTGTTATTTTAGATGGCATAATTTGGAATACTGTTTCACCTGAATTGGTGGTTAAATCATCAGAAACTAAAAGTGGTTATGCAAGTAATAATGCTTATTTGAATAAAAGTGGTGGAAAATATGCTAAAAATATCGCAAATCCTGCTAATTATAGTTTTGTTTTTGTTTTAGCAATGTTATTTGGTGGCTTTTTTGCTTCAAAATTATCAAACAAAGAGGAGGTGGATAGCTATTATGGTCATAAAGTTTCTCTTTATGATAAGTTAACTACAAGACGCTTTTTACTTGCCTTTATTGGTGGTTTTCTTGCTTTATTTGGTGCTCGTTTAGCAGGCGGTTGTACAAGTGGTCATATGATGAGTGGTATGATGCAAACCTCCTTAAGTGGTTATCTATTTGCAGCAGCTGCGTTTGCCACAGCAATTCCTACCGCACTATTTTTTTATAAAAGAGGAGAATAA
- a CDS encoding YeeE/YedE thiosulfate transporter family protein produces MTLVLAILLGLFFGFTLQKVGAGNPRLIIDMLRFKNLHLMKAILFAIGLSSAILFILLATGLVNVGHISVKSSYIGVIIGGAILGIGWAMAGFCPGTAVVGAGAGRKDALVFIAGGLLGAFAFMLIYGVLKDTFFFTSLGGKVTLVETGNHKYPALIEGISAIPVVGGISAVFILIAFLLPLPKKPEDTK; encoded by the coding sequence ATGACACTAGTATTAGCAATTTTATTAGGCTTATTTTTTGGTTTTACTTTACAAAAAGTGGGTGCTGGCAATCCTCGACTTATCATTGATATGTTGCGCTTTAAAAACCTTCATTTAATGAAAGCCATTCTTTTCGCCATTGGTTTGAGTAGTGCAATTTTATTTATTTTATTAGCGACTGGACTAGTTAATGTTGGGCATATCAGTGTGAAATCCTCTTATATCGGAGTGATTATCGGTGGTGCTATTTTAGGTATTGGTTGGGCAATGGCTGGATTTTGTCCTGGAACAGCGGTTGTAGGAGCAGGTGCTGGACGTAAAGATGCTTTGGTATTTATAGCAGGTGGTTTACTCGGTGCTTTTGCATTTATGCTCATTTATGGTGTATTAAAAGATACATTTTTCTTTACAAGTTTAGGAGGAAAAGTCACTCTGGTTGAAACAGGTAATCACAAATATCCTGCTTTAATTGAAGGAATCTCAGCAATACCCGTTGTTGGTGGCATTTCTGCAGTATTTATATTGATTGCTTTTTTACTTCCACTACCTAAAAAACCAGAAGATACAAAATAA
- a CDS encoding M48 family metallopeptidase produces the protein MLITGRWFPKGSAAQCEATLTVACDDKIVHREQQNRIYSVEISNGETLTGEIHQLVIEPRLGNLERKIELADGSIFITSDNISVDTLIVNTKSNRFFLWLHRQESSFKRIILFTLIVIVFALSFLQWGVPWVSQKMAYIVPTEIRQVLGEQTLEFVDEFMLEESELEDKTKTRIQQRFKDKLLPLLPDSDVNYQLRFRRFSLNDDIELANAFALPSGDIIVTDRLVEISQNPDEIDAVLLHEVGHIVNRHGLQSVVQKSLMTVIVLSVVGDTDGLADLVVGLGTAVVANRYSRDHETEADEFAFNKMLQAKIDPKSFANILNRIEADSKLFSSTKEEPILENSQQASDLFSTHPNTQKRAEQAERYSQCYKQGLVICE, from the coding sequence ATGTTAATAACAGGTCGATGGTTTCCTAAAGGTAGTGCTGCACAGTGTGAAGCAACGCTAACCGTTGCTTGCGATGATAAAATTGTGCATCGTGAGCAACAAAATCGTATTTATAGTGTTGAAATTTCCAATGGTGAAACACTGACAGGAGAAATCCATCAACTTGTTATTGAGCCTAGATTGGGCAATCTTGAACGAAAAATAGAGCTAGCGGATGGCTCTATTTTTATTACTTCTGATAATATTTCTGTTGATACGCTAATTGTTAATACTAAAAGCAATCGCTTTTTCTTATGGCTACATCGTCAAGAAAGTAGTTTTAAGCGTATTATTCTATTTACCCTGATTGTTATTGTCTTTGCCTTAAGTTTCTTACAATGGGGTGTGCCTTGGGTCAGTCAAAAAATGGCATATATTGTTCCTACCGAAATTAGACAAGTTCTCGGTGAGCAAACCTTAGAATTTGTTGATGAATTTATGTTAGAAGAGAGCGAGTTAGAGGACAAAACAAAAACACGTATTCAACAACGTTTTAAAGATAAATTATTGCCTTTGCTCCCTGATAGCGATGTAAACTATCAACTCCGTTTTAGACGTTTCTCCCTCAATGATGATATTGAATTAGCAAATGCCTTTGCGTTACCCTCTGGTGATATTATAGTGACAGATAGACTGGTAGAAATCAGCCAAAACCCTGATGAGATAGACGCTGTTTTATTACACGAAGTGGGGCATATTGTTAATCGTCACGGCTTGCAGTCTGTGGTGCAAAAATCATTAATGACTGTGATTGTGCTTTCTGTTGTGGGCGATACTGATGGATTGGCAGATTTAGTGGTGGGGTTAGGTACCGCCGTCGTTGCCAATCGTTATTCTCGAGATCACGAAACAGAGGCTGATGAATTTGCATTTAATAAAATGTTACAGGCTAAAATTGATCCTAAATCTTTTGCAAATATTCTTAATCGGATAGAGGCAGACAGCAAACTTTTTTCTTCAACAAAAGAAGAGCCGATTTTAGAGAATTCACAACAAGCTAGTGATTTATTTTCCACTCACCCCAATACCCAAAAACGAGCAGAGCAGGCAGAGCGTTATAGTCAATGTTATAAACAGGGATTAGTAATTTGTGAATAA
- a CDS encoding YjgN family protein gives MKALAFNGKGGEYFKIWIVNVLLTIVTLGLYYPWAKVRTTRYFYGNTEYQGRTLDYHATGRQLLVGYIIGLVLVISYGVLSQLTPALSLILPLLLFVVAPWLIWRSLMFNARMTSFSNVRFSFEGGLGRAYLIYLWLPILIFLVFLLPVIASSTVSAYMFQNNFTQAMSGNENPVSLFVLPIITGIVGFVIALVLSVYIMVIRKKKEIEYTIGGLKFGQGEFSVNVTKKKLFMIYVKAALITLLVGGVFVAGFIALGFDLSGMNRYDLAYEMETNPIFITMFILIYAGFLIFSLFIGAYIYSRQRQYVYQNMLLDDKVCFKSTITAKGLFGTMITNMLLVIFTFGIGSSWAAVRMSRYVVTNTWIDDSNVNIDDYLTQKVKEQSAIGEEIGDAFDIDVGVGF, from the coding sequence ATGAAAGCATTAGCATTTAATGGTAAAGGCGGTGAGTATTTCAAAATTTGGATAGTGAATGTGTTATTAACTATCGTGACTTTGGGATTGTATTACCCTTGGGCAAAAGTGCGTACAACTCGTTATTTTTACGGAAATACCGAGTATCAAGGACGCACTTTAGATTACCACGCAACAGGGAGACAGTTGCTAGTAGGTTATATTATTGGTTTAGTGTTAGTGATTAGCTATGGTGTATTAAGTCAACTCACTCCAGCTCTTTCGTTAATTTTACCTCTATTACTATTTGTGGTTGCACCTTGGTTAATTTGGCGTAGTTTGATGTTTAATGCTCGAATGACCAGTTTTAGCAATGTGAGATTCAGTTTTGAAGGAGGCTTAGGACGAGCTTATTTAATTTATTTATGGCTACCAATATTGATTTTTTTGGTTTTTCTTTTACCAGTTATAGCAAGTAGTACGGTGAGTGCCTATATGTTTCAGAATAATTTTACACAGGCTATGAGTGGCAATGAAAATCCAGTGAGTCTTTTTGTCTTGCCTATAATTACTGGTATTGTTGGCTTTGTTATAGCACTTGTTTTATCTGTTTATATTATGGTTATAAGAAAGAAAAAAGAGATTGAATATACTATTGGTGGTTTGAAATTTGGGCAAGGTGAATTTTCCGTTAATGTGACTAAAAAGAAACTCTTTATGATTTATGTGAAAGCAGCATTGATTACTCTTCTTGTTGGTGGCGTTTTTGTAGCAGGTTTTATAGCATTAGGTTTCGATTTATCAGGAATGAACCGCTATGATCTTGCTTATGAAATGGAAACTAACCCTATATTTATCACAATGTTTATTTTAATCTATGCAGGCTTTTTAATATTCTCTCTATTTATTGGTGCCTATATTTATAGTCGCCAGCGTCAATATGTTTATCAAAATATGCTACTTGATGATAAGGTTTGTTTTAAATCAACCATTACTGCAAAAGGTTTATTTGGAACAATGATCACCAATATGTTACTTGTTATTTTTACCTTTGGTATTGGCTCATCTTGGGCGGCGGTAAGAATGTCTCGCTATGTTGTTACCAATACGTGGATTGATGATAGCAACGTTAATATTGATGATTATTTAACCCAAAAAGTAAAAGAGCAATCTGCAATTGGTGAAGAAATTGGGGATGCTTTTGATATTGATGTCGGTGTTGGTTTTTGA
- a CDS encoding glutathione S-transferase family protein produces MITLHHLENSQSFRIIWLLEELNVPYELKVYARDKKTMLAPEEYKALHPAGTAPIITDGDVVLAETNAIVDYILEKYSEEGQRLRPAQGDKNRIPYLYWFHAGQGSLMPMLLMVFIFNSMTEKTPFLIRPLIKRVTQTAATFFPMPRIKKLLGYMNDQLEENQFLAGSELTAADIVTSFELLTINRLKLFNFQRDFPNIADYVERVEAIESYKKALAKSEAL; encoded by the coding sequence ATGATTACATTACACCACCTAGAAAACTCACAATCTTTTCGCATTATTTGGTTGCTTGAAGAACTTAATGTACCTTATGAATTAAAGGTATATGCACGTGATAAAAAAACAATGCTTGCTCCAGAGGAATATAAGGCATTACATCCCGCAGGCACTGCACCGATTATTACAGATGGCGATGTTGTGTTAGCAGAAACCAATGCAATTGTGGATTATATTTTAGAGAAATATAGCGAAGAAGGACAAAGATTACGTCCTGCACAAGGTGATAAAAATCGCATTCCTTATTTATACTGGTTCCACGCAGGGCAAGGAAGTTTAATGCCAATGTTATTGATGGTATTTATTTTTAATTCAATGACAGAAAAAACACCTTTCTTAATACGTCCATTAATTAAACGTGTTACTCAAACGGCAGCAACATTTTTTCCAATGCCACGTATTAAAAAATTACTTGGATATATGAATGATCAGCTAGAAGAAAATCAATTTTTAGCAGGAAGTGAACTAACTGCAGCAGATATTGTGACGAGTTTTGAATTGCTGACAATTAATCGTTTGAAATTATTTAATTTCCAAAGAGATTTTCCAAATATTGCAGATTATGTAGAGAGAGTTGAGGCGATTGAGTCTTATAAGAAAGCATTAGCAAAAAGTGAAGCGTTGTAA
- a CDS encoding MarR family winged helix-turn-helix transcriptional regulator, translated as MTTNNQQLSNQLCHRFYVISNAITRRYRVSLEKIDLTYPQYVAMMALWEEDNISVGELHKKTLIDNGCLTLMLKKMCDKNLITLIVSDTDKRMKKVKLTDKGIKLKILAQKERDKIRQEQTQALTETEYQQLVFLLDKFKSDLI; from the coding sequence ATGACAACAAATAATCAACAATTATCTAACCAGCTTTGTCATCGTTTCTATGTGATTTCAAATGCAATCACACGACGTTATAGGGTATCACTTGAAAAGATTGATCTAACTTATCCGCAATATGTAGCAATGATGGCTTTGTGGGAAGAGGATAATATTAGCGTTGGAGAATTACACAAAAAAACCTTAATTGATAATGGGTGTTTAACGTTAATGCTGAAAAAAATGTGTGATAAAAATTTAATTACACTTATCGTGAGTGACACGGATAAACGAATGAAAAAAGTGAAGTTAACAGATAAAGGGATTAAATTAAAAATTCTTGCCCAAAAAGAGCGAGATAAAATTAGGCAGGAGCAAACACAAGCATTAACTGAAACAGAATATCAACAGCTTGTATTTTTATTAGATAAATTCAAATCTGACTTAATTTAA
- a CDS encoding iron-containing alcohol dehydrogenase: protein MKNFQYKNPTKILFGQGQIANLSQEIPEDARILMLYGGGSIKRNGVYDQIINTLKDYTLIEFSGVPANPEYEILMEAVKTIKENQLDYILAVGGGSVIDGAKFISAATHYESDAWDILAKKAEIKLAVPFSAVLTLPATGSEMNSGAVVSRRATKEKLSFGSPLLFPQCSVLDPTVIQSLPKKQLVNGVTDAFTHVLEQYMTYPAGGLLQDRFSESILQTLIEVGETVVNDPNDYQAASNFMWSCTMALNGLISQGVPSDWGVHAIGHELTALFGIDHARTLAIVAPRYYEHCFETKKEKLAQYAERVWQVTEGNLEQKAQQGILKTEQFFNSLGIETTLSAYTEDYNGSAEIIAERFTQRGWLGLGEHQAITPNDVQQIVKNTYTK from the coding sequence ATGAAAAATTTTCAATACAAAAATCCGACTAAAATCCTTTTTGGACAAGGACAAATAGCCAATTTATCTCAAGAGATCCCAGAAGATGCAAGAATCTTAATGCTTTATGGTGGGGGAAGTATTAAACGTAATGGTGTTTATGATCAAATTATCAATACATTAAAAGACTATACCCTTATTGAATTTAGTGGCGTGCCTGCTAATCCCGAATATGAAATTTTAATGGAAGCGGTTAAAACGATTAAAGAAAATCAGCTTGATTATATTCTTGCAGTAGGCGGTGGTTCAGTGATTGATGGTGCAAAATTTATTTCGGCTGCCACACACTATGAAAGCGATGCTTGGGATATTTTAGCCAAAAAAGCAGAAATAAAATTAGCCGTACCTTTTTCTGCCGTTTTAACACTGCCCGCCACAGGATCTGAAATGAATTCAGGTGCAGTTGTTTCTCGCCGAGCAACAAAAGAAAAATTATCTTTTGGTTCGCCATTATTGTTCCCTCAATGTTCTGTACTTGATCCTACGGTTATTCAATCCTTGCCTAAAAAACAATTGGTAAATGGGGTAACAGATGCTTTTACTCACGTTTTAGAACAATATATGACGTATCCAGCTGGTGGTTTACTCCAAGATCGTTTTTCTGAAAGTATTTTACAAACCTTGATCGAAGTGGGTGAAACTGTTGTGAATGATCCTAACGATTATCAAGCTGCCTCTAACTTTATGTGGTCGTGTACGATGGCATTAAATGGATTGATCAGTCAAGGCGTACCAAGTGATTGGGGCGTTCACGCCATTGGACACGAATTAACAGCATTGTTTGGTATTGATCACGCACGTACCTTAGCCATTGTTGCTCCACGCTATTATGAGCATTGTTTTGAAACTAAAAAAGAAAAATTAGCTCAATATGCTGAACGAGTTTGGCAAGTTACAGAAGGTAATCTTGAACAAAAAGCACAGCAAGGTATCTTAAAAACAGAACAATTTTTTAATTCATTAGGTATCGAAACGACGCTATCGGCTTATACGGAAGATTACAATGGTAGTGCCGAAATTATCGCTGAAAGATTTACTCAACGTGGTTGGTTAGGGCTTGGAGAACATCAAGCTATTACACCTAATGATGTACAACAAATTGTAAAAAACACTTATACAAAATAA
- a CDS encoding organic hydroperoxide resistance protein — MKALYSTTVTATGGRNGNIKSDNGVLDLEVRMPKALGGQNDDFTNPEQLFAGGYAACFDSALNLVAQKSKVKIDSTITATVSILANATGGFDLAVDLVADIQGVERKTAQQLLEKAHQVCPYSNATRGNIEVNISLK; from the coding sequence ATGAAAGCATTATATTCAACAACAGTAACTGCCACTGGTGGAAGAAATGGCAACATTAAATCAGATAATGGTGTATTAGATTTAGAAGTCAGAATGCCAAAAGCATTAGGTGGTCAAAATGATGACTTTACTAACCCTGAACAATTATTTGCTGGTGGCTATGCGGCGTGTTTTGATAGTGCGTTAAACCTAGTCGCTCAAAAATCCAAAGTGAAAATTGATAGTACCATTACTGCAACAGTAAGTATTCTTGCTAATGCAACAGGTGGTTTTGATTTAGCTGTTGATTTAGTGGCGGATATTCAAGGTGTAGAGAGAAAAACTGCTCAACAATTGCTTGAAAAAGCTCATCAAGTTTGTCCATATTCAAATGCCACACGTGGCAATATTGAAGTCAATATATCATTAAAATAA
- a CDS encoding COG4315 family predicted lipoprotein: MKKLLLTSVLLASVTMTSYANTSDNASSVSQNSTQSVPVSTLNGLLTDKNGMTLYTFDKDIANSGKSVCNDECAIYWPPLFAKDNAINDGDYSVITRDDGKKQWAFKGKPLYYWIKDKKVGDTTGDGFRNIWRIVKP; this comes from the coding sequence ATGAAAAAATTACTTTTAACCTCCGTTTTATTAGCTTCTGTTACTATGACAAGCTATGCCAACACCTCTGATAACGCATCATCAGTTAGCCAAAATAGTACTCAATCGGTGCCTGTCAGCACACTCAATGGCTTACTTACAGACAAAAATGGTATGACCCTTTATACTTTTGATAAAGACATTGCCAACAGTGGCAAAAGTGTTTGTAATGATGAATGTGCAATTTATTGGCCACCATTATTTGCTAAAGATAATGCAATCAATGATGGGGACTACTCCGTAATCACTCGTGATGATGGCAAAAAACAATGGGCATTTAAAGGTAAGCCCTTATATTATTGGATTAAAGATAAAAAAGTTGGCGACACCACTGGTGATGGATTTAGAAATATTTGGCGTATTGTTAAACCTTAA
- a CDS encoding type 1 glutamine amidotransferase domain-containing protein, which produces MKKVLFVLTSHEDLGNTGEKTGFWIEEFATPYYVLKDNGIEITLASPNGGQPPIDPKSASPDFQTPATIRFNGDKETQAILAQTIKLETVNQADYDAVFYPGGHGPLWDLAEDKNSIALIESFYQNNKPVAAVCHAPSIFKHTKNTDGTPLVNGKKVTGFTNGEEEAVQLTNIVPFLVEDMLKSNGGIYSKKEDWVPYAVEDDLLITGQNPASSELVAELLLNKLK; this is translated from the coding sequence ATGAAAAAAGTATTATTTGTACTAACAAGTCACGAAGACTTAGGCAATACTGGAGAAAAAACAGGATTCTGGATAGAAGAGTTTGCAACACCTTACTATGTATTGAAGGATAATGGCATTGAAATAACGCTTGCATCACCTAACGGTGGACAACCACCGATTGATCCTAAAAGTGCATCTCCTGACTTTCAAACACCTGCAACAATCAGATTTAATGGAGATAAAGAAACACAAGCTATTTTAGCTCAAACCATTAAATTAGAAACGGTAAATCAAGCAGATTATGATGCGGTTTTTTATCCTGGTGGTCACGGACCTTTATGGGATTTGGCAGAAGATAAAAATTCAATTGCATTGATAGAAAGCTTTTATCAAAATAATAAACCTGTTGCTGCGGTTTGCCACGCACCATCAATTTTTAAACATACCAAAAATACAGATGGAACACCTTTAGTTAATGGTAAAAAAGTCACTGGTTTTACAAATGGTGAAGAAGAGGCTGTTCAATTAACTAATATTGTGCCATTTTTAGTAGAAGATATGTTAAAAAGTAATGGCGGAATTTATTCTAAAAAAGAAGATTGGGTTCCTTATGCAGTTGAAGATGATCTATTAATCACTGGGCAAAACCCTGCATCATCAGAATTGGTTGCTGAACTTTTATTAAATAAATTGAAGTAA
- a CDS encoding NAD-dependent epimerase/dehydratase family protein — translation MKKTAILLGATGLTGSYLLDLLLASDDYEKVKIFTRRATGKTHPKLEEIVCNMLELEQQTDNFTADEVFCCIGTTKAKTPDKTLYRAIDYGIPVTSAKLAEKNNIPTFSVISAIGANANSRVFYSRTKGEMERDILQYNIPNILVYRPSLIYGNRKEKRIGEAIGIWLVNILQYTMIGKLKKYRAISNEDLAKALFIDVSRLDRKGHQVIFSDNF, via the coding sequence ATGAAAAAAACCGCTATTCTACTTGGTGCAACAGGACTTACTGGCAGTTATTTGCTAGATTTATTACTAGCAAGTGATGACTACGAAAAAGTAAAAATATTTACTCGTAGAGCAACAGGAAAAACACACCCTAAATTGGAAGAAATCGTTTGTAATATGTTAGAACTAGAGCAACAAACCGATAATTTCACTGCCGATGAAGTATTTTGCTGTATCGGAACAACAAAAGCCAAGACACCCGATAAAACCTTATATCGAGCTATTGATTACGGTATTCCTGTCACATCAGCAAAATTAGCAGAAAAAAACAATATACCAACGTTTAGCGTAATTTCAGCTATCGGTGCGAATGCAAATAGTCGAGTATTTTATAGCCGAACTAAAGGCGAAATGGAACGAGATATTTTACAATACAATATTCCCAATATTCTGGTTTATCGTCCATCACTGATTTATGGTAATCGAAAAGAGAAACGTATTGGGGAGGCTATCGGTATCTGGTTAGTTAATATTTTACAATATACAATGATTGGCAAATTAAAAAAATATCGTGCTATTAGCAACGAAGATCTTGCAAAAGCTTTGTTTATCGATGTTAGTCGTCTGGATCGTAAAGGTCATCAAGTTATTTTTAGCGATAATTTCTAA
- a CDS encoding DUF6506 family protein: MKLSKYAFIMRDPSYTEPKSAQIDSPAFAMTVYGVGTVEQACDVAKELVAGGIQLIELCGAFKGTMIDQVIEAIDGQVPVGHMEYSEEEAVKLKAFFAK, from the coding sequence ATGAAATTAAGTAAATATGCGTTTATTATGCGTGACCCAAGTTATACTGAACCAAAATCAGCACAAATTGACTCACCTGCTTTTGCAATGACCGTTTACGGTGTAGGTACCGTTGAGCAAGCCTGTGATGTTGCTAAAGAATTAGTGGCTGGTGGTATTCAATTAATTGAGTTATGTGGTGCATTTAAAGGAACAATGATTGACCAAGTTATCGAAGCAATCGATGGTCAAGTTCCTGTGGGTCATATGGAATATAGTGAAGAAGAAGCGGTGAAATTAAAAGCATTTTTTGCAAAATAA
- the nfsB gene encoding oxygen-insensitive NAD(P)H nitroreductase → MSILETAKKRYSTKSFNPNKKISDADIHTLKTIYQLSPSSINIQPWHTLITDSEERKKQITQATQGNYIFNEQKILDASHIMVLCVRNDIDQNHLDKLLEKEQADGRIPNEEIYNMTRDLRNGFLASHSGSPEFLQNWAANQIYIALGGLLLAAADMVIDTLTMEGFDPEILSAVLGLKEKGLTPVTLVALGYHNDDDFNANLPKSRFELDEIFTHF, encoded by the coding sequence ATGTCAATTTTAGAAACAGCAAAAAAACGTTATTCAACAAAATCGTTTAATCCAAATAAAAAAATCAGTGATGCTGATATTCATACACTAAAAACGATTTATCAACTAAGTCCGTCTAGTATTAATATTCAGCCTTGGCATACTCTCATTACTGACAGTGAAGAAAGAAAAAAACAAATCACCCAAGCCACACAGGGTAATTATATTTTCAATGAACAAAAAATTTTAGACGCATCACATATTATGGTGCTATGTGTACGTAATGATATTGACCAAAACCATTTAGATAAACTACTCGAGAAAGAACAAGCGGATGGGCGTATCCCCAACGAAGAAATTTATAATATGACAAGGGATTTACGTAATGGATTTTTAGCGAGTCACAGTGGAAGCCCTGAATTTTTACAAAACTGGGCAGCTAATCAAATCTATATCGCTTTAGGTGGATTATTACTTGCAGCGGCTGATATGGTCATTGATACACTTACAATGGAAGGGTTTGATCCTGAAATATTAAGTGCTGTTTTAGGGCTAAAAGAAAAAGGGTTAACACCTGTTACTTTAGTTGCTCTCGGTTATCACAATGATGATGACTTTAATGCTAATTTGCCAAAATCTCGTTTTGAACTAGATGAAATTTTTACGCATTTTTAA